Within Saccharomyces paradoxus chromosome X, complete sequence, the genomic segment tatttaaaaaatgtatagaaaatttccaaaGCGACCAGTAAAATAAGTAGTTGCTTCTCACTcagagaaaagaagaaaatgggCGAAAAGTGGTTATTTCGTAGACGTAGGGAATAAGGAATTAATCAAAGAATACATTTAAAGCAAATTTTCAACCCAAAATATTGGAGGAATAATCAGAGAATTATTTAGTTATTGTACATATTATATAttcaaatatttattatgACATATCCCTAACAAAAAGACAATAAAAGGATAATcgataataaaaaacaaatatgggcaaaataatatcatatAGGGGAACGAGTTAAGATAAGATAAAGGTAATATAGTtatgaatttcttttccttgaaGATCAGTTCAACAAAGTAGCAATGTCGGATGgcaattcttcaatttgaGTGGAGTAGAACTTTTCTAGTTCTCTCATAGCGCCAACATCTTCGTTAGTAACAAAGTTGATGGCAACACCTTTTCTACCGAAACGACCACCTCTACCGATTCTGTGAATATAGTTTTCCTTGTTAGCTGGTAAGTCGTAGTTAATAACCAAAGAAACTTGTTGGACATCGATACCTCTGGCCAACAAATCGGTGGAGATCAAGATTCTAGAAGAACCACTTCTGAATTCCTTCATGATGGTGTCTCTTTCTTGTTGTGGCAAGTCGGAATAGATGGCGGAAACGGTGAATTTATCGTTTCTCAACTTAGTGGTCAATTCTTCGACCTTTCTTCTGGTGTTACAGAAGATGACAGCTTGAGTGACGGAGATAGAGTCGTATAAATCAGTCAAACACTCGTATTTgtaatcttcttcttcaacattaACGTAAAATTGTTTGATACCTTCCAAAGTCAATTCATCCTTCTTAACCAAAATTCTAACTGGGTTTCTCATAAATTTGGTGGTAACTTCCAAGACGTCATTTGGCATGGTAGCAGACAAAAGAACAACTTGAGTGGTTGGTGGAAGCAAGGTAAAAATTTGGTAGATTTGTTCCTTGAAACCAGAAGACAACATTTCATCAGCTTCATCTAAGATGAACATCTTGATCTTGTCAGTTCTGAATCTACGTCTTTGGATGTTGTCGAAAACACGACCTGGAGTACCAACGACGATTTGGGCATCTCTCAAACCTTCAGCGTCTTCAACAAAGGAAGTACCACCGATACAAGCGTGAACCTTGATGTCCATATGGAAAGCCAAAGCCATGACAACTTTTTGGATTTGCAAAGCCAATTCTCTAGTTGGAGCCAACATCAAAGCTTGAGGAGCCTTAACAGAGGTGTCAATTCTTTGCAAAGCAGCAATGGAGAAGGTACCGGTCTTACCAGTACCTGATTGAGCTTGAGCTAAGACATCGTGACCTTCGATAATAGGCATGATGGCACGTTGTTGAATGGCAGATGGTTCTTCGAAACCGTAACCGAAAACACCTCTCAACAAGTTTTCGTCCAATTCCATATCATCGAACTTGTAGACAACCTTGTCATAGTTGGTTTGAATTTGGGATTCTTCAATATCAGTAATACCTTCAGACATATTGCAATTACTATTTATTAGTTTCTTGTACACACCAGTCTTTTGTTTAGCgaacctttttttcctattattTGTATTAAGATCTGCTGTTTCCTTCTCCTTGAGATgagatttcttttatatatgatgctgaaaaaaaaataaaaaaatttcaaaaaaaaagaaaaaggtacGCAAAACCAGCGCTTTCACCCGGCCTTTGTATTCGTCTAATGTGACGATAATATAGCTAATGTATATTATGTAGAGGTTTAGTAGAATGATTAATAGCAAAGAGGAGGAGGCGCGGCATCAGGTATCAGGCCTTGGGAATGCTCTTTGGACGCGGTCTAAATAGTCTGTAGTTTCCCAATCAAATTTAAAGGCAGATTGCGGTTCAGAAGTCGGTCTTTCGAAATCATGTTTTTCTGCAGCACTCTTCTGTGAAGCGTTTTGATCTACCTGAGTTTCATCGAACTCAACCTGTTTTTGATGTCCCTTCGTACTAtgtttcaacaaatttttgaggCACGGGGGTTCGTGGTGGAAATTTGTGTCTGTTTCAATATTGCCCAGTTGCAAGTGGGTGAAGTAGTCACTTAAGTGGCATTCACCGTAAAGACCACACTGGGTACTTCTCCATAGCTGGTAATAGTGGTCATTATAGTCAGATGTGGTATGGGACCATGGCTTAAACGCTCCGATGAAGTGAATGAGTTTAATATGTTGTTGGAAAAAACTCATGGCGGGTGAAGACTGGTATCCGTAGTTGGGCATGGTCACGTTGTAGATAAAGGGGAGGCGTATCCACTCCATGAGTGGGGACACATTATGCAAAACCTCTTTGCTGTAGTTGCAAATAGgattaaaaaattgattgaaGATTCCTTGATCAGCACCATCAATTGATACAGTCTTgaccaaaaaattttgtaaacTCCTTGCCATTTCTAAATCGGGAATCAATAGCAGTACACCAGTGTTGAACATGTCAGGCCATCCGATGTCTGGAACCGCAGCAATCTGGAACCTTGTTTGTTCGGGATATAATTGCAGGATTCTAAAAAACTCTTTATTTAATGGTAAAGTATCTGCATCCAGAAACAAAACCTGATCGAACTGCACAAGTTCCCATAATCTAGCCTTAAGTAAAGTATGCGATAGCTCAGGCCTTTTCAACAGCTCAAGATTCgccttatttttttctacgCTCTTCTCTTGATCCTTTAGCGGttcaataatgataatCTCTTTAAAGAGGCTTCTTATCAAAGCTATTTCCTGGGGACTAAACTCATCCCTAAATAATTTACTTTCAATTAGCAGGCATACGGTTATCTGGTATTCCACTACAGCATGCTTCAAGAGTTTTTGTAATTGGTACGCTAAAGTCAACGCACCAGGTAAATAGTCCCGCGAATATATTAACGTGCAGATAGCAACTTTCCTAGCCATGGATCCGTAAGAAAATTCAGTGCTAATAGATGCTTTAAATGGCGCGTTGTATCAGTGGATATGTTTATACAGGTGAATGCGCTATCCTTGATCTGTTCCCCTCACCTTTATATGTCATAGAAAGTGTAAACAAAACCCTTAACCGCTACCGCGCGGTGACGAATCAACttgattttgttttaaAACAAGGCCATTTCAAGGATGACGAAAAAATACCTTGGACCGCATATCGGTGCGTTATCTTTCGCCCTTGCCTCTTGATGTacgttctttttttattgttcttttgttaTTGTAGTTGTTGTATGTACGTAAAGTTATATATCTAGATTaaatattgataatataatagaaataaaaatgtgAGGAAAACGTTGAAAAAACGACTTCCTTTCTATTGTTATACAATAATTATCTTCTTAACGAGAGTAAGACCAAACGTTTTTCAACAAACCATCGTTTTGAGCCAAACGGTTCAAAGAGTCATCGGATTCACCTCTGGATCTAACGTAACCGGACAAAGCGTAGGTGACGTATTCACCTGGGATGGCACGgccttcttcatcaaccTTGGCAACGTTGATTTGAACAGAAGCGTGGTCATCGGCTTTGATGATTCTGTTGGTTGCAGAACACTTTCTTGGAACATATAGTTCAACCtaagtaaaaaaagagaatattcGATGTTAGTACATTTGCGCTTATATTGTTGGAAAAGTATTTGGCATATGgatagaaaaagaagtttTTAGAGTGGTCCTACGAATTTCAAGGGACTATTCGGTCTTTTTAAGCGTAGCTCAATGTCGGATGTCCAATGTTCATCCCTACAATATCAAACTTGTTTAGGTATGTGTACTATAATCGCTGATGTTAAGTATTAAATAACACTTGGGCTGATTGGAATGGACTATTAACATATTCTTTAAATTGAAGTATTCCTATCCCGTATGCTTATAATAAACCCATTTGGATCCCAtctctttcattttattacTGCTGTACACTGAActcattatatttttatttctctgTCGATGCTCCCCTGTCTGCCAGCTCTTACTTAatcttcgttttcttccatCGCGCACCATCATTAGTTAAAATTTACGTACTAATTGACCCTTATCGTTTTCCATCTTTGGTTTATTGATATTCCTTAATTCTTTTATCAGATGTTTAGCTGAAAATTCCCCTTTCAAGTTAAATCTATCAATAATGATTGTAAAACTTTCAATCCTAAATCTTTAATTACCAATTCTAACATTGTACAGGACCGAGATTCGCCTCAGACTGTCTCGCTAGCCAGTTAGTATGGTTACTACCACCAAAGGAGAGTACAAGAATGAGGGAGGGGGCCTCACGAGCGAACTCGCGCAAAGCGGGCTCATTGGTCCCTGGTGTAAGACACGCCgagaaaatgaaagtaACTATTTCATTCCTTAAAATTTAAGAGATGTATGGATGTGAAAAGTGTACGGGTGTATATACATCATTGTCCCCTGGTGGCCTTCCCAGAAATTATTGCTTATAGATAGGAGGAATGCGAATATACACcatcaataattttttctttgtcttctttCACTATACTAggtattatattattttcgaTCTTTGAAACCTATGTTTTCGACCCTCAAATCATTGATGCAGATGTGCATTTTACATAATCTACGTTACCATGGCAACGGCATATGTGTaaaaaaacgaaagaagaagcaaagTAGACCAGAACTTTCTTTAACCGCGTACTGTTGAATCTAAATGTGTGCATAATATCATCAGGTGTTCACTTCATTAACAACAGGGCaaaaattgtcaaaaaattttcttttttggttaCCAATTGGACCGTTCATTCTATCATGTGACTGAACTACGCTtggctttttttgtttttcccTCACTTTGCGCTAAAGTTGTCCTCACATTATAAAAGCAGAGTTTAAGAAAGTTTGTTTACATACAGCAATCACGTAGAGGAAATTTATAAGCCAACTACCAGCGGACACACACCAGTGTatagataaaaaaatggtagATGGACTGAATACCTCGAACATTAGGAAGAGAGCCAGGACTCTCTCCAACCCCAATGACTTTCAGGAGCCTAATTATTTGTTGGACCCCGGTAATCATCCCTCAGATCATTTTCGAACTCGAATGTCCAAATTTCGGTTTAATATCAGAGAGAAGCTATTAGTGTTTACGAACAATCAATCATTTACGCTGAGCCGCTGGCAAAAGAAATACCGTTCTGCGTTCAATGACCTCTACTTTACCTATACTTCCTTAATGGGATCGCATACCTTCTATGTCCTGTGTTTACCTATGCCCGTGTGGTTTGGATATTTCGAAACTACGAAAGATATGGTTTATATCTTGGGATATTCTATCTACTTGAGTggttttttcaaagattaCTGGTGTTTGCCTAGGCCTAGGGCACCACCATTACATCGGATTACGTTAAGTGAGTATACAACAAAGGAATACGGTGCTCCAAGCTCGCATACGGCGAATGCTACAGGGGTGAGTCTCCTGTTTCTTTACAATATCTGGAGGATGCAACAATCCTCTGTCATGCTTCAACTGATGTTATCATGCGTggttttattttattacaTGACCTTGGTCTTTGGTAGAATATACTGTGGGATGCATGGACTATTAGATTTAGTAAGCGGTGGGCTCATTGGAATAGTATGTTTTATTGTTAGGATGTATTTCAAATACAGGTTCCCGGGTTTACGCATTGAGGAGTATTGGTGGTTTCCTGTGTTTAGTGTAGGATGGGGTCTTCTCCTTTTATTCGAACACGTCAAGCCCGTAGACGAATGTCCCTGCTTCCAAGACAGTGTTGCGTTCATGGGTGTTGTGTCAGGCATAGAATGCTGTGATTGGCTGGGCAAAGTATTTGGAGTCACCCTAGTATACAATTTGGAACCTAATTGCGGCTGGCGGTTGACCCTAGCCAGGCTACTGGTGGGTGTACCGTGTGTTGTTATCTGGAAGTACGTAGTCAGCAAGCCGTTAGTCTACACGTTGCTGATCAAGGTTTTCCATCTGAAGGACGATAGAAACATTGCGGCAAGAAAGAGACTGGAGGCCACGCATAAAGAAGGTGGAAGCAAGTACGAATGCCCATTGTATATTGGAGAACCTAAAATTGACATTCTGGGCAGGTTTATTATCTATGCTGGTGTCCCATTCACCGTTGTAATGTGCAGCCCTGTCCTCTTTTCCCTCTTACATATAGcataaaaaagagaaagaaaatataccaAACGTAGTGTAAATGTATCCGTGTTTTTAAAGTAAAtacttttaaaaaatatgtaaCTAAAAAGTCATGTTGTATAAAAGATGTGTGCCATACCGTGGCcccaaaagaagaataagttaaagtcatcatcattagtaaaccagaaaagaaaagaagagcatACTTAAGGTACGCCTACAACTTAGGAGGGTGGGCCAAGTGTCTCCTGGTAGCTAGCGAGGCACTCAATGGCCCGTATGTCTTGGCATTTTCCCTATATTCTTTAAACGAGTTGAACGAGTTTCCCGGAGATCTTTTGAAGATAGCGCTAGCCATGGCGCTGGCGGCTATCCTTGAAACACTGGCGGAGGCGGCCGAAGAGGAGACGGCGGCGGCTAATCTAGTACTCTGAGCGATCATTTTTATACGTGTTTTTTACTGTGTTATAACTACGCTACTAATAATCAAGCCCAATAAAAAGATGGCGAAAAGTAGAATTATACATCTTCATTGCATTGCTTACGGTTCTATTCTTTTATATGTGTAGTACTTCATCATCTGCACCAGGAAGTGGTCATGCTTGATGCTCGGCTCCCACCGGAAAAACTAACTAGCGGGCGGGAAACTGATCCCTGCAGGTCATGCCCCTCACCTTTATTCGTGGATCTTATCTCCAGAGCAACCAAATGTGGAAATGGCATGACACTCCCACACACCTTCGGCccacatttttcaaaaatgtgTAACGCCCATACATCCTATCTTGCACGTGACTCTTAGGGCTTTCTTTTAGGGttacattatttttttctttggccAGGTTTATATCATTTTAAACGAACAGTCGctccttttttctttttttttttgctttttttatgCTCACCGTTTACTGTCATTATGTATCTCGAGAAACTGGGCGTGTGCTAACCTCGATTGGATCACCTTTACATAGCACTTATTGCGTCTTCTTGGTGCTGCATACCCTTCAATTGTCAAGAGTAGTTTGATTCTTTCGTTTCTTCAACGATTCTCTCTTCTTTTAATAGCttccttatcttctttcgGGACTGTAAGCTCACTTAATTAATCACGATTCCCATATTCGTTAAGACCTCTTAAGGTTTGCtgtaaatatatttatgctataaaaaagaaggtatTATGGTAGAAAACTCATCGAGTGATAATTCAATAAGGCCAATTCCAGCAATACCTATGGACCTACCCGATTATGAAGCGCTGCCTACCCACGCGCCACTGTATTATCAACTTATAGCAGGTGCATTCGCTGGTATTATGGAACATTCAGTGATGTTTCCTATAGATGCCCTTAAGACGCGAATACAATCAGCCAACGCGAAATCGCTGTCCGCCAAGAATATGCTCTCACAAATATCTCATATATCTACTTCAGAGGGAACTCTAGCCCTATGGAAAGGTGTTCAATCCGTCATACTAGGTGCGGGACCCGCACATGCAGTGTATTTTGGTACGTATGAGttctgcaaaaaaaatcttatCGACTCGAGTGATACGCAGACACATCATCCTTTTAAGACAGCGATTAGTGGCGCCTGTGCCACAACGGCGTCTGACGCATTAATGAACCCATTCGATAcaataaaacaaagaatCCAACTTAACACCTCCGCATCAGTATGGCAAACCACTAAGCAGATATACCAATCTGAAGGTTTGGCAGcattttattattcttaCCCAACCACCCTAGTAATGAACATCCCATTTGCAGCATTTAATTTCGTCATATATGAATCATCcacaaaaatttttaaccCATCAAACGAGTACAACCCCCTAATACATTGTCTGTGTGGCAGTATCAGCGGATCGACATGTGCGGCAATCACGACACCTTTGGACTGCATAAAGACGGTACTGCAGATAAGGGGCAGTCAAACAGTTTCGTTAGAAATTATGAGAAAGGCGGATACTTTCAGTAAGGCAGCCAGTGCCATATATCAAGTTTATGGCTGGAAAGGATTTTGGAGAGGGTGGAAACCAAGGATAGTGGCAAACATGCCGGCTACCGCTATATCATGGACAGCTTATGAATGTGCAAAACATTTCCTAATGACGTATTAGTTGGTATTTATATGCCATACCATTTTCTCTTCGTTTTGCATGTACAGAAAATTATGtgtatattatcattttcctGTTGTCACTTTATGTACATTTATGTATACAACATATAATTCGATAGTACCGAAGTTAGGTTGTTTCATTCAGTGAaaagttttcattttttctcagtcactttatttatatatgtttagTATACCCAAAGGGTATTTCGGATGAAGGCAAGCTGCCATTATTTATGCCGGAAACTGTAAGAATAGTAGATCCAtctccaaaaaaaaataataattattCAAGCGCCTCTCCTTGGTTGATTGAAAAAGACATTTCcagaggaaaatgaataaagaTGAGTATAATTAGTTCTTGGTTACTTGTCTCTATTATCTGCTTAACCACTTCTATTGTAACAAAATTACAAGCCGCTGGAGTTACTACGCATCTGTTTTACTTAACAAGAGGTGCTCCCTTAAgtttaaaagaaaactattATCCCTGGCTGAAAGCTGGTTCTTTCTTTCCGGATGCCCTGTACTCGTGTGCACCTTCAAATAAGGATTGGTCTGATTTTGCTGAATTCACTCATTGGCCAGATTTCTTAATGATAGCATTATCTTATTGGCAACAAAAGTATGGTCAAAACGATCGACTTCGGGAATCTCACGGATCACTTACACTAAAGTCATTTTTAATAGGAGTGTTCACCCATCAAATAGTTGATGTTTCCTGGCATTCGTTAGTTACTGATTATAGAATGCACGGTCTACTCCGAGTTCTCAGCGAAACAGAGTTTGGTGCAGATATTGAAGCTGCTCATACATTTTTAGACGTTATGGGTGAATTCCTCACTTTAAATAATGTAATTCGtgacaataataataataatgaaaactgGGATTTTTTCTCTCGTTCAGATTGGAAATTGCCcagagaagaagatatgATGGGAATTATAAGGAAAGCTGGGCTTTCAAAGGAGAAGTTATCCCATGCAGAACTGGAATTTTGCGTTAAAAGAGGAATGGCAGCGGCTGTTAGTGAAGGCTACCTATTCCGCACTCAAAGAAACCAATTGTTAACTAACATTTACTCAACTTCCCCCAGAGCTAATGATCTAATATTGAACCATTGGCTAGGGGGCCAGTCTAATTTGGTTGCAATGCTCCAAAGATGCGTGCCCTTCTTCGAAACTTTGTTTCATGGAGAAAGTACTAATGAAGCCCAAGCGGAAAAACTAAGATTATGTGCTAATTTACCGCCAGTGTCACAGCAAGGGTTGAATACAAGCACTTTGGCATCTTCAATTAAAGCGCGAACGGATAATAGTCACATTGTCGTATCCCCCATGAAATCATTCTCCAATTTTGGCACAAGCTTCACTATGGGAAAATTTCAGGGAAACAATAAGGATTACCTTGCTGTTAGTGCTCCACTCGAGGATTCAGTTGGCGCAATCTATATAGTTCCATGGGATATTGTACCTCTAGCAAGCAAAGAGGATATTAGTATCTTACAACCGATCACTGCTATGTACGGTTCAAAGGTCGGAACATACAGGGTAGGTGATGTTGACTACCTAGTTGTTTCACAGCCTGGTACCTGTACAATCGATTTTTACTTCAAAGGAACGAAAATACTAACAATCGAGGATGAGACCACCGAAGAAGCACATCAACTACAATTTGCTCTAACAGATGACTTTGATGACGATAAGATACCCGATTTAATAGTGTCAAGTCCAAACTATGGAGCAAACGAAACTGGAATCGCAACATTTATCCCAGGATCTTCCATAATAACCTATT encodes:
- the GLG2 gene encoding glycogenin glucosyltransferase GLG2 (Glycogenin glucosyltransferase~similar to YJL137C); this encodes MARKVAICTLIYSRDYLPGALTLAYQLQKLLKHAVVEYQITVCLLIESKLFRDEFSPQEIALIRSLFKEIIIIEPLKDQEKSVEKNKANLELLKRPELSHTLLKARLWELVQFDQVLFLDADTLPLNKEFFRILQLYPEQTRFQIAAVPDIGWPDMFNTGVLLLIPDLEMARSLQNFLVKTVSIDGADQGIFNQFFNPICNYSKEVLHNVSPLMEWIRLPFIYNVTMPNYGYQSSPAMSFFQQHIKLIHFIGAFKPWSHTTSDYNDHYYQLWRSTQCGLYGECHLSDYFTHLQLGNIETDTNFHHEPPCLKNLLKHSTKGHQKQVEFDETQVDQNASQKSAAEKHDFERPTSEPQSAFKFDWETTDYLDRVQRAFPRPDT
- the LCB3 gene encoding sphinganine kinase LCB3 (Long-chain base-1-phosphate phosphatase~similar to YJL134W), which translates into the protein MVDGLNTSNIRKRARTLSNPNDFQEPNYLLDPGNHPSDHFRTRMSKFRFNIREKLLVFTNNQSFTLSRWQKKYRSAFNDLYFTYTSLMGSHTFYVLCLPMPVWFGYFETTKDMVYILGYSIYLSGFFKDYWCLPRPRAPPLHRITLSEYTTKEYGAPSSHTANATGVSLLFLYNIWRMQQSSVMLQLMLSCVVLFYYMTLVFGRIYCGMHGLLDLVSGGLIGIVCFIVRMYFKYRFPGLRIEEYWWFPVFSVGWGLLLLFEHVKPVDECPCFQDSVAFMGVVSGIECCDWLGKVFGVTLVYNLEPNCGWRLTLARLLVGVPCVVIWKYVVSKPLVYTLLIKVFHLKDDRNIAARKRLEATHKEGGSKYECPLYIGEPKIDILGRFIIYAGVPFTVVMCSPVLFSLLHIA
- the MRS3 gene encoding Fe(2+) transporter (Iron transporter, mediates Fe2+ transport across inner mito membrane~similar to YJL133W), with protein sequence MVENSSSDNSIRPIPAIPMDLPDYEALPTHAPLYYQLIAGAFAGIMEHSVMFPIDALKTRIQSANAKSLSAKNMLSQISHISTSEGTLALWKGVQSVILGAGPAHAVYFGTYEFCKKNLIDSSDTQTHHPFKTAISGACATTASDALMNPFDTIKQRIQLNTSASVWQTTKQIYQSEGLAAFYYSYPTTLVMNIPFAAFNFVIYESSTKIFNPSNEYNPLIHCLCGSISGSTCAAITTPLDCIKTVLQIRGSQTVSLEIMRKADTFSKAASAIYQVYGWKGFWRGWKPRIVANMPATAISWTAYECAKHFLMTY
- a CDS encoding uncharacterized protein (similar to YJL132W) produces the protein MSIISSWLLVSIICLTTSIVTKLQAAGVTTHLFYLTRGAPLSLKENYYPWLKAGSFFPDALYSCAPSNKDWSDFAEFTHWPDFLMIALSYWQQKYGQNDRLRESHGSLTLKSFLIGVFTHQIVDVSWHSLVTDYRMHGLLRVLSETEFGADIEAAHTFLDVMGEFLTLNNVIRDNNNNNENWDFFSRSDWKLPREEDMMGIIRKAGLSKEKLSHAELEFCVKRGMAAAVSEGYLFRTQRNQLLTNIYSTSPRANDLILNHWLGGQSNLVAMLQRCVPFFETLFHGESTNEAQAEKLRLCANLPPVSQQGLNTSTLASSIKARTDNSHIVVSPMKSFSNFGTSFTMGKFQGNNKDYLAVSAPLEDSVGAIYIVPWDIVPLASKEDISILQPITAMYGSKVGTYRVGDVDYLVVSQPGTCTIDFYFKGTKILTIEDETTEEAHQLQFALTDDFDDDKIPDLIVSSPNYGANETGIATFIPGSSIITYLINSDKYQIVDISTFKGVVSLDGYPVKIPFQHFGATIQTSDTLNKRKLIYITCQSLGTVFAYSSSDLNDSSIPIYYITKDRIIPAKDNNYVEWNITPSKEHGMFGSAIHSWNFEGMSFVAISQPMFDTVFIYTEKFGQIKFFLKLILKINVESGFIPSGFGTSLLFNEEEKALYVSSPGSFDERGSIWKIGMDELLKARKDSTRKNLLINSLKYLVLINPDKSSKGVTNFGKNMILGPENHLIVGIPQYGYGNFDHMQLTGRILVL
- the DPI8 gene encoding Dpi8p (similar to YJL133C), which translates into the protein MIAQSTRLAAAVSSSAASASVSRIAASAMASAIFKRSPGNSFNSFKEYRENAKTYGPLSASLATRRHLAHPPKL
- the TIF2 gene encoding translation initiation factor eIF4A (Translation initiation factor eIF4A~similar to YJL138C), with the translated sequence MSEGITDIEESQIQTNYDKVVYKFDDMELDENLLRGVFGYGFEEPSAIQQRAIMPIIEGHDVLAQAQSGTGKTGTFSIAALQRIDTSVKAPQALMLAPTRELALQIQKVVMALAFHMDIKVHACIGGTSFVEDAEGLRDAQIVVGTPGRVFDNIQRRRFRTDKIKMFILDEADEMLSSGFKEQIYQIFTLLPPTTQVVLLSATMPNDVLEVTTKFMRNPVRILVKKDELTLEGIKQFYVNVEEEDYKYECLTDLYDSISVTQAVIFCNTRRKVEELTTKLRNDKFTVSAIYSDLPQQERDTIMKEFRSGSSRILISTDLLARGIDVQQVSLVINYDLPANKENYIHRIGRGGRFGRKGVAINFVTNEDVGAMRELEKFYSTQIEELPSDIATLLN